One stretch of bacterium DNA includes these proteins:
- a CDS encoding DUF177 domain-containing protein codes for MKIKLRQLQDGRHQFDISLSEPASDLLDFSPVQGSLTILKSGVTLHVTGCLDYTARQHCSLCLKSFEAPGQAEIDLFFRPQTREDLAGGRELELKPDELDMVLYLGQEIDLWPELREALLLSLPVKPVCREDCRGLCAQCGKPMVEDTCGCARKETDPRWEKLLKLKKEK; via the coding sequence ATGAAAATAAAACTTCGCCAGCTGCAGGACGGGCGGCACCAGTTCGACATCAGTCTGAGCGAGCCGGCCTCCGATCTGCTGGATTTTTCCCCGGTCCAGGGCAGCCTGACCATTCTCAAAAGCGGCGTCACCCTCCATGTCACCGGATGCCTGGATTACACGGCCCGCCAGCACTGCAGCCTTTGCCTGAAGAGCTTTGAGGCCCCGGGCCAGGCGGAGATAGACCTGTTCTTCCGGCCCCAGACCAGGGAAGATCTGGCAGGGGGCAGGGAACTGGAGCTGAAGCCCGACGAGCTGGACATGGTGCTTTACCTGGGGCAGGAGATAGATCTTTGGCCCGAGCTGCGGGAGGCCCTGCTGCTTTCCCTGCCGGTCAAGCCGGTGTGCCGGGAGGACTGCCGGGGGCTGTGCGCCCAATGCGGGAAACCGATGGTGGAAGATACCTGCGGCTGTGCCAGAAAAGAAACTGACCCCCGGTGGGAAAAACTGCTGAAACTGAAAAAGGAAAAATAA